In the Gopherus flavomarginatus isolate rGopFla2 chromosome 6, rGopFla2.mat.asm, whole genome shotgun sequence genome, one interval contains:
- the LOC127054052 gene encoding uncharacterized protein LOC127054052, with protein MEEVPLDELLLLALSLLCQETGRASMRRWWTFQRHFLSYQRYLTNFLRDLQEEEEEEEAEEKEYPGITDSQWQMLLSIIGITADVPCVDRRFWCRVTSTDWWDHIVMQTWDDQHWVQYFHMKKATFLELCEQLTPILQHKETHMRSPLPVQKRVAITVWKLATPDCYRLKSRWRCLQTRLDVSVINAVRITVACCALHNLCEARGEPFSPEWTSDSKGTQNWYPQPESAAINAGADCTQAANVRDALCAHIMNLYGPVEEGE; from the exons ATGGAGGAGGTACCTCTGGATGAACTCCTCCTACTTGCGCTCTCACTTCTGTGTCAGGAAACTGGCAGAGCTTCCATGAGGCGCTGGTGGACATTTCAGCGGCATTTTCTGTCCTACCAAAGGTACCTGACTAATTTCCTGAGGGAtctgcaggaagaggaggaggaagaggaggcagaagaGAAAGAGTACCCTGGCATCACGGACTCTCAGTGGCAGATGTTGCTCAGTATAATTGGCATAACCGCTGATGTCCCCTGTGTAGACCGCCGCTTTTGGTGCAGGgtcacaagcacagactggtgggaccacattgtCATGCAGACTTGGGATGACCAGCACTGGGTCCAGTACTTTCACATGAAGAAAGccacatttctggagctttgtgagcagctCACCCCCATCCTCCAGCATAAAGAGACACACATGAGGTCACCCTTGCCAGTCCAGAAGCGGGTTGCTAtaactgtgtggaagctggctaccccagacTGCTACAG ATTAAAATCACGCTGGAGGTGTTTACAGACCCGTTTGGATGTCAGTGTCATCAATGCTGTCCGCATTACTGTGGCTTGTTGTGCTCTTCACAACCTTTGTGAAGCCAGAGGTGAGCCATTTTCCCCTGAATGGACCTCTGACAGCAAGGGAACACAGAATTGGTACCCTCAGCCAGAAAGTGCAGCTATCAATGCAGGAGCTGATTGCACCCAAGCAGCAAATGTAAGGGATGCTTTGTGTGCTCACATTATGAACTTGTATGGCCCAGTGGAAGAGGGGGAATAG